Proteins encoded within one genomic window of Corynebacterium aurimucosum:
- a CDS encoding LuxR C-terminal-related transcriptional regulator — protein MSLRIVVADDSAILREGLAGLLERRGHSIVGQADSAPALEAVVDKLRDELPDIVITDVRMPPAMGDDGLKAAVNLRNAYPGLPVMVLSQYVAPAYAVELFDSPDAGTGYLLKDRVSEVRDFLSSLDVVAQGGTVIDPTVAQALMSSGRSGLGELTPREREVLELMSRGKSNKDIAAELVLSSAAVAKHVSNIFTKLRLDPSEDNRRVKAILEYLSAHR, from the coding sequence ATGAGTTTGAGAATCGTGGTGGCGGATGATTCCGCCATTCTGCGTGAGGGTCTCGCCGGCCTTCTGGAGCGCCGCGGGCATTCGATTGTGGGCCAGGCGGATTCTGCGCCGGCGCTCGAGGCGGTGGTGGACAAGCTGCGCGATGAGCTCCCGGATATCGTCATCACGGACGTGCGCATGCCACCGGCCATGGGCGATGACGGTTTGAAAGCCGCCGTGAACTTGAGAAATGCCTACCCGGGCTTACCCGTCATGGTGCTCTCCCAGTATGTAGCCCCCGCATACGCGGTGGAGCTCTTCGACTCCCCTGATGCTGGCACCGGCTACCTTTTGAAAGACCGCGTCTCCGAGGTGCGGGACTTCCTCTCCAGCCTGGACGTGGTGGCCCAGGGCGGTACCGTCATCGATCCCACCGTGGCGCAGGCTTTAATGAGCTCAGGGCGCAGCGGACTGGGCGAACTCACCCCGCGCGAGCGCGAGGTGCTCGAATTGATGTCGCGCGGCAAGTCCAACAAGGACATCGCCGCCGAGCTCGTCCTGTCTTCCGCCGCGGTGGCCAAGCACGTCTCCAATATCTTCACCAAGCTGCGTTTAGATCCCAGTGAAGACAACCGCCGCGTCAAGGCAA